The genomic segment ACTGATGGCTAGCTTTGGAAGCTGGCGCATGCTGTTTCTTATTTCTTTGCTGCCGCTCTTTACTCTCCCCTTCTTCCGAAAATATTTGGACGATGAAAAGGGAGCCCCTGGATCAATTGACTTCCTCGGAGGAGGACTATTGGCTGCAGCAGTTGCCGTGTTTCTCCTGTCGATTACCGAGAGCAGCGGACTGTTATTCGCAGGGGGAATTGTGCTGCTGGCTATGTTCATCGTGCGGATTCGGACTGCCGAACATCCCTTTATTCAACCTGGTTTGTTCCGCAACCGATACTTTTCAGTAGGCTTGATCATCGCTTTTCTATCGACAGCCTTGAGCTTTAGTGTCATGTTCATGACCCCGCAATTTTTGAGCGCACTTAATCAGTTGCCTGCCGGAAGTATCGGCTTTGTCCTTTTTCCTGCCGCAATTGCCTCTGCACTCATGGGACGAAAAGGCGGTCTGCTCGCAGATGAACGCGGGAACTTCTTTGTTGTCTCGCTTGCTGCTTTCTTTATGCTTGTATGCTTCAGTCTGCTCTCGACCTTCGTCGGCATTTCGCCAATCGCCATTGCTGTCATTCTCATTTTGGGCAATGTAGGTCAAACCTTCATGCAAATCGCCTTGTCCAATACACTTTCGAGAACTCTCGTGAAGGAACAGACAGGCGTCGGTATGGGACTATTCTCGATGCTCAACTTCATCTCAGGTGCCGTTGCTATGAGCCTAATTGGAAAAGCATTGGACAATCAAGCGGCAACGATGAAGATCAATCCGTTGGTAACCAATCCGGCAGCATCTGTGTACAGCAACATCTTCCTCCTGCTAGCCATTCTCATCATAGGAGTTTGGATCCTGTATCGCCTGCAATTCCATGCCAGTACCAGTACAACTCTTGTCCATAAAGACGAACCGTCCGAGTAAAATGTTTCATGTAAAAAGAAACCAGTTCTAAGGACCTGCTCGTGTCCTGAACTGGTTTTCGTTCTATTCCGCTGCAAGTATGTACTTTCTGAATAAAGCAAGCGGCCGCAAAGAATGATCGTACAGCTCACTGCTAAACACAACAATTCTCTTTCTCGAAGGAACAATCAGTATGTACTGCCCTCCAAATCCAAGGGCAAAATAGTAGAAGTTGTCCTCTGTCCAGTCATCGCTTGGATCGATTCTATCACTCCACCAATGCAAGCCGTAAGACCCAATCCTCTCGTATGTCCGAAATATTGGCTGAATCGATTTTTGAACCCATGCTGCTGAAACAATCTGCTTTTCTTGCCATTGACCGCCTTGCAGATAGAGTAATCCTAGCTTTGCCATATCACGCGAAGTAAGGCGTAATCCGTCTCCCCCGTTATGAATCCCCTGTCCGTCAGAATACCAATACGAATCTTCGATGTTCAGTGGCTGAAAGAGATGCTTTTTGGCAAAATCATATGTGCTCATGCCTGTTGCCTTTTGCAGGATGGCAGACAGCGATCAGTCCTTGATCCAATGCAATCCCAATGAGTACCGAAATAAAGCTTTTTGTGCAAGAGTTGATCTTTTGAAGTTTTTCCGCTTGCTTCTTGTTTTTATGATATTCGTAAGCCAGATGACCGTCTTGCATGATGAGGCAGCTGACGACCTTCTCTTTTCTGACCTTTCTGTCAAATTCCTTGAGTAGCTCTGTATCTAACCGCGTTTTTGCAGGGTCTGCAAGTGGAAACAAGGATGAATGCACGTGACTGTTCC from the Brevibacillus brevis genome contains:
- a CDS encoding MFS transporter — translated: MNHSDFAMENSNKLLRVLVVTLIFSVMNGTMFNVALPEIAQEFHLMPSQVSWIMTGYMVVYAIGSVVFGKLADQYRLKDLLTYGLLIFAVGSIVGMIATEYWMIILGRILQASGASVLPATAMIIPIRYFAPEQRGRALGTSAVGLALGNAFGPVVAGLMASFGSWRMLFLISLLPLFTLPFFRKYLDDEKGAPGSIDFLGGGLLAAAVAVFLLSITESSGLLFAGGIVLLAMFIVRIRTAEHPFIQPGLFRNRYFSVGLIIAFLSTALSFSVMFMTPQFLSALNQLPAGSIGFVLFPAAIASALMGRKGGLLADERGNFFVVSLAAFFMLVCFSLLSTFVGISPIAIAVILILGNVGQTFMQIALSNTLSRTLVKEQTGVGMGLFSMLNFISGAVAMSLIGKALDNQAATMKINPLVTNPAASVYSNIFLLLAILIIGVWILYRLQFHASTSTTLVHKDEPSE
- a CDS encoding serine hydrolase domain-containing protein, which translates into the protein MSTYDFAKKHLFQPLNIEDSYWYSDGQGIHNGGDGLRLTSRDMAKLGLLYLQGGQWQEKQIVSAAWVQKSIQPIFRTYERIGSYGLHWWSDRIDPSDDWTEDNFYYFALGFGGQYILIVPSRKRIVVFSSELYDHSLRPLALFRKYILAAE
- a CDS encoding serine hydrolase domain-containing protein, whose product is MHSSLFPLADPAKTRLDTELLKEFDRKVRKEKVVSCLIMQDGHLAYEYHKNKKQAEKLQKINSCTKSFISVLIGIALDQGLIAVCHPAKGNRHEHI